One genomic window of Nocardioides daphniae includes the following:
- a CDS encoding aminotransferase class IV, giving the protein MRTGDGVFETLRMVDGVPFALTRHLRRMADSAAALGLPEVVVDDVREQVLREVAEAGGGVAPVARLRLLWSAGGLQVAHSELPPADGALHVRTTSWRRSRGAGAGGHKSTDYVDNLVALREAVAAGADEVLLADSGGNLAEGSATNVFYVVGGELRTPSLVTGCLPGITRALVLEWVGAREVEEPLGVLEEAEEVFLTSSTREVQAVASCDAWTYAAPGPLTTEVVRTFAARRDAQLDP; this is encoded by the coding sequence ATGCGTACGGGGGACGGGGTCTTCGAGACCTTGCGGATGGTCGACGGGGTGCCGTTCGCCCTGACCCGTCACCTGCGACGGATGGCCGACTCGGCCGCAGCCCTGGGACTGCCCGAGGTCGTCGTGGACGACGTTCGCGAGCAGGTGCTGCGCGAGGTGGCCGAGGCCGGGGGAGGGGTTGCCCCCGTCGCTCGGCTGCGGCTGCTGTGGAGCGCTGGCGGTCTGCAGGTGGCGCACAGCGAGCTGCCGCCGGCCGACGGAGCGCTGCACGTGCGTACGACGTCGTGGCGCCGCAGCCGGGGTGCGGGCGCCGGAGGTCACAAGTCGACCGACTACGTCGACAACCTGGTGGCGTTGCGCGAGGCCGTGGCCGCGGGCGCCGACGAGGTGCTCCTCGCCGACAGCGGGGGAAACCTGGCGGAGGGGAGTGCGACCAACGTGTTCTACGTCGTCGGGGGAGAGCTGCGTACGCCGTCGCTCGTCACCGGCTGCCTGCCCGGCATCACCCGTGCCCTCGTGCTGGAGTGGGTGGGTGCGCGCGAGGTCGAGGAGCCGCTCGGGGTGTTGGAGGAGGCCGAGGAGGTCTTCCTGACGTCGAGCACGCGCGAGGTGCAGGCCGTCGCGTCGTGCGACGCGTGGACGTACGCCGCGCCGGGGCCGCTCACCACTGAGGTGGTGCGGACGTTCGCTGCGCGTCGGGACGCGCAGCTCGATCCGTAG
- a CDS encoding glycine hydroxymethyltransferase, protein MTDSVAATASAAYDSALKVIASVEPRIAEATRQELADQRGSLKLIASENYASPAVLLTMGTWFSDKYAEGTVGHRFYAGCQNVDTVESLAAEHARELFGAEYAYVQPHSGIDANLTAYWAILAHRVEGPWLKDAGVKNMNDLTEADWEKLRHELGNQRLLGMSLDAGGHLTHGFRPNISGKMFHQNQYGTDPATGLIDYDALRAKAKEFKPLILVAGYSAYPRRVNFAKMREIADEVGATLMVDMAHFAGLVAGKVFTGEENPVPYADVVTSTSHKSLRGPRGGFILATEEYAPSVDRGCPMVLGGPLSHVMAAKAVAFAEARTTEFQSYAQQVADNAQHLAEGFLKRDTNLVTGGTDNHLVLVDVSSYGLTGRQAESALLDAGVVTNRNSVPADPNGAWYTSGIRLGTPALTTRGFGQAEFDKVAELIVEVLSNTKPGTTKGGEPSKASYVVADGVADRVRAASAELLDANPLYPGLELA, encoded by the coding sequence ATGACCGACTCTGTTGCCGCCACCGCGAGCGCTGCGTACGACTCCGCCCTGAAGGTGATCGCCTCCGTCGAGCCCCGCATCGCCGAGGCCACCCGCCAGGAGCTGGCCGACCAGCGAGGTTCGCTGAAGCTCATCGCCTCCGAGAACTACGCCTCCCCGGCCGTGCTCCTCACCATGGGCACCTGGTTCAGCGACAAGTACGCCGAGGGAACGGTCGGTCACCGCTTCTACGCCGGTTGCCAGAACGTCGACACCGTCGAGTCGCTCGCCGCGGAGCACGCCCGCGAGCTGTTCGGTGCGGAGTACGCCTACGTCCAGCCGCACTCCGGCATCGACGCCAACCTCACCGCGTACTGGGCGATCCTGGCCCACCGCGTCGAGGGCCCGTGGCTCAAGGACGCCGGCGTCAAGAACATGAACGACCTCACCGAGGCCGACTGGGAGAAGCTGCGCCACGAGCTCGGCAACCAGCGCCTGCTCGGCATGTCGCTGGACGCCGGTGGCCACCTGACGCACGGCTTCCGCCCGAACATCTCCGGCAAGATGTTCCACCAGAACCAGTACGGCACCGACCCGGCCACCGGCCTGATCGACTACGACGCGCTGCGCGCCAAGGCCAAGGAGTTCAAGCCGCTGATCCTCGTGGCCGGCTACTCGGCCTACCCGCGTCGGGTGAACTTCGCCAAGATGCGCGAGATCGCCGACGAGGTCGGCGCCACCTTGATGGTCGACATGGCGCACTTCGCCGGTCTGGTCGCGGGCAAGGTCTTCACCGGCGAAGAGAACCCGGTTCCCTACGCCGACGTCGTCACCTCCACCTCGCACAAGTCGCTGCGCGGCCCGCGCGGTGGCTTCATCCTCGCCACGGAGGAGTACGCCCCCTCCGTCGACCGCGGTTGCCCGATGGTCCTCGGTGGCCCGCTCAGCCACGTCATGGCCGCCAAGGCCGTCGCCTTCGCCGAGGCGCGCACCACGGAGTTCCAGTCGTACGCGCAGCAGGTCGCCGACAACGCCCAGCACCTGGCCGAGGGCTTCCTGAAGCGCGACACCAACCTGGTCACCGGCGGCACCGACAACCACCTGGTCCTGGTCGACGTCTCCTCCTACGGCCTCACTGGTCGTCAGGCGGAGTCGGCGCTCCTCGACGCCGGCGTGGTCACCAACCGCAACTCGGTCCCGGCCGACCCGAACGGCGCCTGGTACACCTCCGGCATCCGGCTCGGCACCCCGGCGCTGACCACCCGCGGCTTCGGCCAGGCCGAGTTCGACAAGGTCGCCGAGCTCATCGTCGAGGTGCTGTCCAACACCAAGCCCGGCACCACCAAGGGCGGGGAGCCGTCGAAGGCGTCGTACGTCGTGGCCGACGGTGTCGCCGACCGCGTGCGCGCCGCGAGCGCCGAGCTGCTCGACGCCAACCCGCTCTACCCGGGTCTGGAGCTCGCCTGA
- a CDS encoding PGPGW domain-containing protein: MAGSNVMDDTERDLERAEQEYFGPRFLARIHARLHQNPVTSILTKIVVTTVGVLVILAGVVMMVAPGPGILGLIFGLAILSTEWRWADRWLDAARDAAHRAAEKAREMDPVVRRKRVAVLAMTALLVGLLVYAVIDAHGWPHFAVEGWDWVQGLSGVVPELPGMPR; the protein is encoded by the coding sequence GTGGCGGGAAGCAACGTGATGGATGACACCGAGCGGGACCTCGAGCGGGCCGAGCAGGAGTACTTCGGCCCGCGGTTCCTCGCCCGGATCCATGCGCGTCTCCACCAGAACCCGGTGACCAGCATCCTGACCAAGATCGTGGTCACCACGGTCGGCGTCCTGGTGATCCTGGCCGGTGTCGTGATGATGGTGGCCCCCGGCCCTGGGATCCTGGGCCTCATCTTCGGCCTGGCGATCCTGTCGACCGAGTGGCGGTGGGCCGACCGGTGGCTGGACGCGGCGCGCGACGCCGCGCACCGGGCCGCGGAGAAGGCCCGCGAGATGGACCCGGTCGTACGCCGCAAGCGCGTCGCGGTGCTCGCGATGACCGCGCTGCTGGTCGGGCTGCTCGTGTACGCCGTCATCGACGCCCACGGGTGGCCGCACTTCGCCGTCGAGGGCTGGGACTGGGTGCAGGGGCTCTCCGGGGTCGTCCCCGAGCTGCCAGGGATGCCACGATGA
- a CDS encoding DoxX family protein, giving the protein MNATHSTREAQNHHAFSEIVAHLTVGDSAEEPTTRRHPVGVAIAAGLTRLAIGWVFLWAFLDKTFGLGFATPADRAWLEGGSPTSGFLSGVEGPFAGTFNSMAGQAWADWLFMIGLLGIGVALMLGVFTNLAAASGAVMLVLMWAAVLPLDNNPFMDDHLVYALVLGLLALMGAGRHLGLGSYWEKVPVVQKYPILR; this is encoded by the coding sequence ATGAACGCCACCCACAGCACACGAGAGGCACAGAACCACCACGCCTTCAGCGAGATCGTCGCCCACCTCACCGTCGGTGACTCCGCTGAGGAGCCCACGACCCGCCGGCACCCCGTCGGTGTGGCCATCGCCGCGGGGTTGACCCGACTGGCCATCGGCTGGGTCTTCCTCTGGGCGTTCCTGGACAAGACCTTCGGCCTCGGCTTCGCGACGCCCGCCGACCGGGCATGGCTCGAGGGCGGCAGCCCCACCAGCGGCTTCCTCAGCGGGGTCGAGGGGCCGTTCGCCGGCACCTTCAACTCGATGGCCGGGCAGGCATGGGCCGACTGGCTCTTCATGATCGGGCTGCTGGGCATCGGAGTGGCCCTGATGCTGGGGGTCTTCACCAACCTGGCGGCAGCCAGCGGTGCTGTGATGCTGGTCCTGATGTGGGCCGCGGTGCTTCCGCTGGACAACAACCCCTTCATGGACGACCACCTGGTCTACGCGCTGGTCCTGGGCCTGCTGGCCCTGATGGGAGCAGGACGCCACCTGGGGTTGGGCAGCTACTGGGAGAAGGTGCCCGTGGTCCAGAAGTACCCGATCCTCCGCTGA
- a CDS encoding SsgA family sporulation/cell division regulator — MGSRHDRVTETVVTHDITIQCIDTSGRTHDLDTVFSYSKTDPFAVTVTFLTPEGDLPWTFSRDLLLRGLTAPIGDGDVHVCPSINDHGRAVVIIELSSPDGHLVTEARTDAVFTFVQRSLALVPEGEESQHLSMDAMIEQLLAV, encoded by the coding sequence ATGGGCAGTCGTCACGACCGCGTCACCGAAACCGTCGTCACGCACGACATCACCATCCAGTGCATCGACACGTCCGGTCGCACCCACGACCTCGACACCGTCTTCTCGTACTCGAAGACCGACCCGTTCGCGGTCACCGTCACCTTCCTGACCCCCGAGGGCGACCTCCCCTGGACGTTCAGCCGCGACCTGCTGCTGCGCGGCCTCACCGCCCCCATCGGCGACGGCGACGTCCACGTGTGCCCGAGCATCAACGACCACGGCCGCGCGGTCGTGATCATCGAGCTCAGCTCCCCCGACGGCCACCTCGTCACCGAGGCGCGCACCGACGCGGTCTTCACCTTCGTCCAGCGCTCGCTGGCGCTCGTCCCCGAGGGCGAGGAGTCGCAGCACCTCAGCATGGACGCCATGATCGAGCAGCTGCTCGCCGTCTGA
- a CDS encoding DUF4192 domain-containing protein: MKFSVRSPDELISVIPHVLGFTPQDSLVLVPLSSELPAARVDLPTSAREREQVWESIGGVYARHTRPGAQIGLFSFSADRDYADRLGQDFAIRLQAIGVDVPIRLWASDTQWADLDTGAAGPLTPETRQIVAAQTVLNGLAQPAPSREALAASLVGDDKSIAALLADARTATAASTTHVDATLALDRLDTFHSTGIRLDDPEAARLLVSVKSIPIRDQLWHDMNAENATSHVALWSDLTRRAPDSVRAAPATMLAFASWLKGHGALAWCALDQVPQGQPYPAAELVTAVVQNGVRPSRWQAIKTAVATEGHTRGLDGLASWAKNPPVPRPPTI, from the coding sequence ATGAAGTTCTCCGTCCGCTCCCCTGATGAGCTGATCAGCGTCATCCCGCACGTCCTGGGCTTCACACCACAGGACTCACTCGTACTCGTACCCCTGAGTTCTGAACTACCGGCTGCCCGAGTCGACCTACCGACGTCGGCTCGGGAACGTGAACAGGTCTGGGAGTCGATCGGCGGTGTGTACGCCCGGCACACCCGCCCCGGTGCGCAGATCGGGCTCTTCTCCTTCTCCGCTGACCGCGACTACGCGGACAGGCTCGGCCAGGACTTCGCCATTCGACTCCAGGCCATCGGTGTGGACGTTCCCATCCGGCTCTGGGCCAGCGACACCCAGTGGGCCGACCTCGACACCGGGGCTGCCGGTCCCCTCACGCCCGAGACGCGCCAGATCGTCGCCGCACAGACCGTCCTGAACGGCCTCGCGCAACCCGCCCCCAGCCGTGAAGCGCTCGCCGCTTCGCTGGTGGGCGACGACAAGTCCATCGCGGCACTCCTCGCGGACGCCCGCACCGCGACAGCAGCCAGCACCACCCACGTCGATGCCACACTCGCGCTGGACCGGCTCGACACCTTCCACTCCACCGGCATCCGCCTCGACGACCCCGAGGCGGCTCGGCTCCTCGTGTCGGTGAAGTCCATCCCGATCCGCGACCAACTCTGGCACGACATGAACGCTGAGAACGCCACCTCGCACGTGGCGCTGTGGAGCGACCTGACTCGCCGGGCACCGGATTCTGTCCGGGCTGCCCCGGCCACGATGCTCGCGTTCGCCAGCTGGCTCAAGGGCCACGGCGCCCTCGCCTGGTGCGCCCTGGACCAGGTGCCGCAGGGCCAGCCCTACCCAGCAGCGGAGCTCGTGACCGCCGTCGTACAAAACGGTGTGCGCCCCAGCAGATGGCAAGCCATCAAGACCGCCGTCGCCACCGAAGGCCACACCCGCGGCCTCGACGGGCTTGCCTCGTGGGCTAAGAACCCGCCCGTCCCCCGCCCGCCGACGATCTGA
- a CDS encoding helix-turn-helix domain-containing protein, with protein MTQHRNLPTYLSIEEAATVMSVSTKTIRRRISDGTIPAYHCGNRPIRIKLDDLEAALERIPAVNW; from the coding sequence ATGACCCAGCACAGGAACCTCCCGACCTACCTGAGCATCGAGGAGGCCGCAACCGTCATGTCGGTCTCGACCAAGACGATCCGACGCCGGATCAGCGACGGCACGATCCCCGCCTACCACTGCGGGAACCGACCGATCCGCATCAAGCTCGACGACCTCGAGGCGGCCCTCGAACGCATCCCGGCCGTCAACTGGTGA
- the cobU gene encoding bifunctional adenosylcobinamide kinase/adenosylcobinamide-phosphate guanylyltransferase: MVARAVLVTGGVRSGKSRHAEELLADAGHVTYVAPGPTPDVEQDPDWTARIEAHRARRPAHWATVEGHDLAAALAQAPSAVLVDCLGTWLTSTIDVAQAWEAPSDDVQALVEQALEGVVEAVRSHPGPVVLVTNEVGLGVVPVHRSGRLFRDLLGTVNQRVGQVCDEVHLVVAGRVLVL, encoded by the coding sequence ATGGTTGCCCGCGCCGTCCTGGTCACCGGGGGAGTCCGCTCGGGCAAGTCCCGTCACGCGGAGGAGCTGCTGGCCGACGCCGGGCACGTGACCTACGTCGCGCCCGGCCCCACGCCGGACGTGGAGCAGGACCCTGACTGGACGGCCCGGATCGAGGCCCACCGCGCCCGGCGCCCCGCCCACTGGGCCACCGTCGAGGGGCACGACCTGGCCGCCGCGCTCGCGCAGGCGCCCAGCGCCGTCCTGGTCGACTGCCTGGGCACCTGGCTCACCAGCACGATCGACGTCGCCCAGGCGTGGGAGGCGCCGTCGGACGACGTGCAGGCACTCGTCGAGCAGGCGCTGGAGGGCGTGGTGGAGGCCGTACGCAGCCACCCCGGCCCCGTCGTCCTGGTCACCAACGAGGTGGGGCTCGGTGTCGTGCCGGTGCACCGCTCCGGCCGGCTCTTCCGTGACCTGCTTGGCACGGTCAACCAACGGGTGGGGCAGGTGTGCGACGAGGTGCACCTGGTGGTGGCCGGTCGCGTCCTGGTGCTCTAG
- a CDS encoding nicotinate-nucleotide--dimethylbenzimidazole phosphoribosyltransferase, whose protein sequence is MDDAAWQHKVAVVQQALDRVGERTDDPMETLKALSSADLAATTGYLVAAAEAGVPVLLDGLMSVACALTAERIAPGASAWFAAGHRSTEPGQSLALSKLGLEPLLDLGLRLGEGSGAVAAVPVLRSAIAVLRDVALLSEIMG, encoded by the coding sequence ATCGACGACGCGGCGTGGCAGCACAAGGTCGCCGTGGTGCAGCAGGCACTCGACCGCGTCGGGGAGCGGACCGACGACCCGATGGAGACCCTGAAGGCGCTCTCCAGCGCCGACCTCGCTGCCACCACCGGCTACCTCGTCGCGGCGGCCGAGGCGGGCGTACCGGTGCTCCTCGACGGCCTCATGTCCGTCGCCTGCGCGCTGACGGCCGAGCGCATCGCCCCGGGCGCCTCTGCGTGGTTCGCCGCCGGCCACCGCTCCACCGAACCGGGTCAGTCGCTGGCCCTGTCGAAACTGGGTCTCGAGCCGCTGCTCGACCTCGGGCTGCGCCTCGGCGAGGGCAGTGGCGCCGTGGCCGCCGTCCCGGTGCTCCGCAGCGCCATCGCGGTGCTGCGCGACGTGGCCCTGCTGTCGGAGATCATGGGGTGA
- a CDS encoding potassium channel family protein has translation MSDIPVGPVGGSASVRLPDPEQSPWAALGKRLLAAVAILVGTVLLVYFDGSGYKDGNDPTGEVSLLDSIYYTTVTLSTTGYGDIVPVSDRARMINAFIITPARIAFLVLLIGTTLEVLASQSREMFRVARWRKYMGDHVVVIGYGTKGRSAALTLVKNGLDRGSIVVVDPSPTALADAHADGFAVVTGDATRRHILLTADVHEAQQVIITTNQDATNVLATLTVRQLNPEVHIVAAVREEDNVPLMKQSGADSVITTAETVGRLLGLSTLSPDLGDVMEDLLTSGAGLEVGERDLLLSEVGMQPQRVSDQVIAVVRDEKTYHYYDPVVTQLARGDRLIVVRPSKELPWAPRPGTHADEDFAEDA, from the coding sequence GTGAGTGACATCCCAGTGGGGCCGGTCGGGGGGAGTGCCTCGGTCAGGCTTCCCGACCCGGAGCAGTCGCCGTGGGCGGCGCTCGGCAAGCGCTTGCTCGCAGCTGTCGCAATCCTGGTCGGCACCGTGCTGCTGGTCTACTTCGACGGCTCGGGCTACAAGGACGGCAACGACCCCACGGGCGAGGTCAGTCTGCTGGACTCGATCTACTACACGACCGTCACGCTCAGCACCACGGGCTACGGCGACATCGTCCCGGTCTCCGACCGGGCCCGCATGATCAACGCGTTCATCATCACCCCGGCGCGCATCGCCTTCCTGGTGCTGCTGATCGGGACCACCCTCGAGGTGCTGGCCAGCCAGAGCCGCGAGATGTTCCGGGTTGCCCGGTGGAGGAAGTACATGGGAGACCACGTCGTCGTCATCGGCTACGGCACCAAGGGCCGCAGCGCCGCCCTCACGCTGGTGAAGAACGGTCTCGACCGCGGCTCGATCGTCGTGGTGGACCCCTCGCCCACGGCGTTGGCGGACGCCCACGCCGACGGATTCGCGGTGGTCACCGGTGACGCCACGCGTCGTCACATCCTGCTGACGGCCGACGTCCACGAGGCGCAGCAGGTCATCATCACCACCAACCAGGACGCGACCAACGTGCTGGCCACCCTCACGGTGCGTCAGCTGAACCCCGAGGTCCACATCGTCGCCGCGGTGCGTGAGGAGGACAACGTCCCGCTGATGAAGCAGTCCGGCGCCGACTCCGTGATCACGACCGCCGAGACCGTGGGCCGGCTGCTCGGCCTCTCGACCCTCTCGCCCGACCTCGGTGACGTGATGGAGGACCTGCTCACCTCCGGCGCCGGCCTCGAGGTGGGGGAGCGCGACCTGCTCCTGAGCGAGGTCGGCATGCAGCCACAGCGAGTCTCCGACCAGGTGATCGCGGTCGTGCGGGACGAGAAGACCTACCACTACTACGACCCGGTGGTCACCCAGCTCGCCCGCGGCGACCGCCTGATCGTGGTGCGACCCTCGAAGGAGCTGCCGTGGGCACCGCGTCCCGGCACGCACGCCGACGAGGACTTCGCCGAGGACGCCTGA
- a CDS encoding YihY/virulence factor BrkB family protein, whose amino-acid sequence MPSQNQWDRVIPWVRGRVSSWGHVVWRLVVTTFGACLRYRVTGLAAEAAFFAILSVPPLIFALVGGIGFISERYPPAQVADLQDSILSLASRALTEDAVRVIERTIDEVLREGRFDVMSLGFFLALWSGSRALNVFVDTITIMHGLGGHRGIVRTRALSFSLYLLAMLMGALALPLVVAGPGLLNKWLPDSFDALLQFYWPVVILLCVLFLATLYHVSVPVRTNWSFNLPGAVFSLVSWIAGSYLLRWILTETASESSSVFGPLAAPIAVLLWLYLLSIAVLVGAAVNAAFDSVFPQSATTRARRDLVQRVKVRIGVKDSAA is encoded by the coding sequence ATGCCGTCACAGAACCAGTGGGATCGTGTGATCCCGTGGGTTCGTGGCCGGGTGTCGAGCTGGGGGCACGTGGTGTGGCGCCTGGTCGTCACCACCTTCGGCGCCTGCCTGCGGTACCGGGTGACAGGTCTCGCGGCCGAGGCCGCCTTCTTCGCCATCCTCTCGGTGCCGCCGCTGATCTTCGCCCTGGTGGGGGGCATCGGCTTCATCTCCGAGCGCTACCCGCCGGCCCAGGTGGCCGACCTCCAGGACTCGATCCTGTCCCTCGCCTCGCGGGCACTGACCGAGGACGCGGTGCGTGTCATCGAGCGCACGATCGACGAGGTGCTGAGGGAGGGCCGCTTCGACGTGATGTCGCTCGGCTTCTTCCTGGCCCTGTGGTCGGGCTCGCGCGCGCTCAACGTCTTCGTCGACACCATCACGATCATGCACGGGCTCGGTGGGCACCGGGGGATCGTGCGCACCCGGGCGCTCTCCTTCTCCCTCTACCTGCTGGCGATGCTGATGGGGGCGCTGGCGCTGCCGCTGGTCGTCGCCGGGCCGGGGCTGCTCAACAAGTGGCTGCCCGACTCCTTCGACGCTCTGCTGCAGTTCTACTGGCCCGTCGTCATCCTGCTCTGCGTCCTCTTCCTGGCCACGCTCTACCACGTGTCGGTCCCGGTGCGGACCAACTGGAGCTTCAACCTCCCGGGGGCGGTCTTCTCCCTGGTCAGCTGGATCGCCGGCTCCTACCTGCTGCGCTGGATCCTCACCGAGACGGCGTCGGAGTCGAGCTCGGTCTTCGGGCCTTTGGCCGCGCCGATCGCGGTGCTGCTGTGGCTCTACCTGCTCTCCATCGCGGTGCTCGTCGGAGCCGCGGTCAACGCTGCCTTCGACAGCGTCTTCCCGCAGTCGGCCACGACGCGTGCGCGACGTGACCTCGTGCAACGCGTCAAGGTCCGCATCGGCGTGAAAGACTCGGCCGCGTGA
- a CDS encoding adenosylcobinamide-GDP ribazoletransferase: MIRDGWRLALGTLTALPTAPPTVVNGASARAAVLLAPLAVLPLGAGVVALGWLGERLLLSGLTLGFLALGWLALTTRILHWDGLSDTADGLTASYDRERALQVMKSGTSGPAGVVATVVVAGLQVAGFAALLTSVRGAVAAGLAVCLSRLALSIACLRGVPPARRDGLGNPMSGVVAPWQAAMLWILWATGATAVAWWLDLPLAVMTPGMVLAAATVTALVAHCVRRLGGVTGDVFGAGIELALAAALLGTTAAL, translated from the coding sequence GTGATCCGCGACGGCTGGCGGCTGGCGCTCGGCACGCTGACCGCCCTGCCGACGGCGCCGCCCACGGTGGTCAACGGCGCGAGTGCGCGTGCTGCCGTCCTGCTCGCACCCTTGGCAGTCCTCCCCCTCGGCGCGGGCGTCGTGGCGCTCGGCTGGCTCGGTGAGCGTCTGCTGCTCTCCGGCCTCACGCTGGGCTTCCTGGCGCTCGGCTGGCTGGCGCTCACCACGCGCATCCTGCACTGGGACGGCCTCTCCGACACTGCGGACGGCCTCACCGCGTCGTACGACCGAGAGCGCGCGCTGCAGGTCATGAAGTCGGGCACCTCCGGCCCCGCGGGCGTCGTGGCCACCGTGGTGGTCGCCGGGCTCCAGGTCGCCGGATTCGCCGCCCTGCTGACCTCGGTGCGCGGCGCGGTCGCCGCCGGCCTGGCTGTCTGCCTCTCGCGCCTCGCCCTCTCGATCGCCTGCCTGCGCGGGGTGCCGCCGGCCCGTCGTGACGGACTGGGCAACCCGATGTCGGGCGTGGTCGCCCCCTGGCAGGCCGCGATGCTGTGGATCCTCTGGGCCACCGGCGCCACGGCGGTGGCGTGGTGGCTCGACCTGCCGCTGGCCGTGATGACCCCGGGCATGGTCCTGGCCGCCGCGACCGTCACCGCCCTCGTCGCACACTGCGTACGACGTCTCGGCGGCGTCACCGGCGACGTGTTCGGCGCCGGGATCGAGCTCGCCCTCGCGGCGGCCCTGCTGGGGACCACCGCGGCGCTCTAG
- a CDS encoding acyl-CoA dehydrogenase family protein — protein MRADLRTPANQTPALVGHDVVSCDAALSEGVLRHGGEDVLASLVDLGREAGSEEAREHGLAANEHPPRLVSYDRHGHRVDEVAFHPSWHWLMDRAVQHGLQAAPWVAGDDHAHLRRAAGFLAWSQTEPGHGCPISMTYAAVPALRVDEAIAAEWVPGLAATSYDFGVRDPRSKRGLLAGMGMTEKQGGSDVRTNVTQAVPTGEDGLYTLHGHKWFTSAPMNDVFLVLAQAPGGLTCFVMPRVLPDGTRNAFDVVRLKDKLGNRSNASGELEFDGTLVRRLGDEGRGVRTIIEMVAATRLDCVIGSAALMRHALAEASWHVAHRSAFGGVLADKPLMRNVVADLALESEAATALALRLATAVDRTDDPHEAALRRIALPLAKFWVCKRTPAMVAESLECLGGNGYVEESGLPLMYREAPLNSVWEGSGNVNALDVLRALGREPETLGAWMTEVGAARGANAHLDRAVDETLVLLGESGAVEGSARLLAGRMATCLQGSLLVRFAPAEVSDLFCASRLAAGHHGTFGMLTGGDQAYVVERATPVID, from the coding sequence ATGCGCGCCGATCTCCGGACACCTGCGAACCAGACACCCGCATTGGTCGGGCACGACGTGGTCTCGTGTGACGCAGCCCTCAGCGAAGGGGTGCTCCGCCACGGCGGCGAGGACGTGCTCGCGAGCCTGGTCGACCTGGGTCGCGAGGCGGGCAGCGAGGAGGCGCGCGAGCACGGACTGGCAGCCAACGAGCACCCGCCGCGACTGGTGTCGTACGACCGGCACGGGCACCGCGTCGACGAGGTCGCCTTCCACCCCTCGTGGCACTGGCTGATGGACCGGGCCGTGCAGCACGGACTCCAGGCCGCGCCGTGGGTCGCCGGCGACGACCATGCGCACCTGCGCCGCGCCGCCGGCTTCCTCGCCTGGTCGCAGACCGAGCCGGGCCACGGCTGCCCGATCTCGATGACGTACGCCGCCGTCCCCGCCCTGCGCGTCGACGAGGCGATCGCCGCCGAGTGGGTGCCGGGGCTCGCTGCGACGTCGTACGACTTCGGGGTGCGCGACCCGAGGAGCAAGCGCGGCCTCCTCGCCGGGATGGGGATGACCGAGAAGCAGGGCGGCTCGGACGTCCGCACCAACGTGACGCAGGCCGTGCCGACCGGCGAGGACGGCCTCTACACGCTGCACGGGCACAAGTGGTTCACCTCGGCGCCGATGAACGACGTCTTCCTGGTGCTCGCCCAGGCGCCCGGCGGCCTGACCTGCTTCGTGATGCCCCGGGTCCTGCCCGACGGCACGCGCAACGCCTTCGACGTGGTCAGGCTCAAGGACAAGCTGGGCAACCGGTCCAACGCGTCGGGCGAGCTCGAGTTCGACGGGACCCTCGTACGACGCCTCGGCGACGAGGGTCGCGGCGTCCGCACCATCATCGAGATGGTGGCGGCGACGCGGCTCGACTGCGTGATCGGCTCGGCCGCACTGATGCGTCACGCCCTGGCGGAGGCGTCCTGGCACGTCGCGCACCGCAGCGCGTTCGGTGGGGTCCTGGCCGACAAGCCCCTGATGCGCAACGTGGTGGCCGACCTGGCCCTGGAGTCCGAGGCGGCGACCGCGCTCGCGCTCCGACTGGCGACCGCGGTCGACCGGACTGACGACCCGCACGAGGCCGCACTGCGTCGGATCGCCCTGCCACTGGCGAAGTTCTGGGTCTGCAAGCGGACCCCGGCCATGGTCGCCGAGTCGTTGGAGTGCCTGGGCGGCAACGGGTACGTCGAGGAGTCCGGCCTGCCGCTGATGTATCGCGAGGCGCCGCTCAACTCGGTCTGGGAGGGCTCCGGCAACGTCAATGCGCTCGACGTGCTGCGGGCGCTGGGCCGCGAGCCGGAGACCCTGGGGGCCTGGATGACCGAGGTCGGTGCGGCGCGCGGCGCCAACGCCCACCTCGACCGGGCGGTGGATGAGACACTGGTCCTGCTGGGCGAGTCGGGGGCCGTCGAGGGCTCGGCCCGCCTGCTGGCCGGACGGATGGCGACCTGCCTCCAGGGGTCGCTGCTGGTGCGCTTCGCCCCTGCGGAGGTATCCGACCTCTTCTGCGCCTCCCGCCTCGCCGCCGGGCACCACGGAACCTTCGGCATGCTGACGGGTGGCGACCAGGCGTACGTCGTGGAGCGCGCCACGCCCGTCATCGACTGA